The following proteins are encoded in a genomic region of Bosea beijingensis:
- the cbiB gene encoding adenosylcobinamide-phosphate synthase CbiB, with product MNLSASLPLLVLALTIEAVFGYPQRFYAAIGHPVTWIGRLIGWLDRGLNRETASFAQRKAMGVLALVLLFAAVIALSALVQRLCLALGPFGLIPLAFLASTLIAQRSLYEHVARVAEELERDGLDGGRRAVSMIVGRNPQTLDEAGVSRAAIESLAENFSDGIVAPAFWLGVGGFPGIAAYKAINTADSMIGHRTPRHLAFGWAAARLDDLVNLPASRLTALLLIVSAALDRSADARGAWKAVRRDAGKHGSPNAGWPEAAMAGALGLRLAGPRVYGETRVEDHWMGDGRAEASAADIRRALTLYKRSCGLLWGLAALLAAVALR from the coding sequence ATGAATCTCTCCGCCAGCCTGCCGCTGCTCGTGCTCGCGCTGACCATCGAGGCGGTGTTCGGCTATCCCCAGCGCTTCTATGCCGCAATCGGCCATCCCGTCACCTGGATCGGCCGATTGATCGGCTGGCTCGATCGCGGGCTGAACCGGGAAACTGCCTCTTTCGCGCAGCGAAAGGCGATGGGCGTGCTGGCGCTCGTGCTGCTGTTCGCCGCCGTCATCGCGCTGTCGGCGCTGGTCCAGCGCCTGTGCCTCGCCCTCGGGCCGTTCGGCCTGATCCCGCTGGCCTTCCTCGCCTCGACGCTGATCGCCCAGCGCAGCCTCTACGAACATGTCGCCCGCGTCGCCGAGGAGTTGGAGCGGGACGGGCTCGACGGCGGGCGGCGCGCCGTTTCGATGATCGTCGGGCGTAATCCGCAGACGCTGGACGAAGCCGGCGTGTCGCGCGCCGCCATCGAAAGCCTCGCCGAGAATTTTTCGGACGGCATCGTCGCGCCCGCCTTCTGGCTGGGTGTTGGCGGCTTTCCCGGCATCGCTGCCTATAAAGCGATCAACACGGCCGATTCGATGATCGGCCACCGCACGCCGCGCCATCTCGCGTTCGGCTGGGCAGCGGCGCGGCTCGATGACCTCGTCAACCTGCCGGCCTCGCGATTGACGGCCCTGCTGCTGATCGTGTCGGCGGCGCTCGACCGATCGGCGGATGCCCGCGGAGCCTGGAAAGCCGTTCGGCGCGATGCCGGCAAGCACGGCTCGCCCAATGCCGGCTGGCCGGAAGCCGCGATGGCCGGAGCGCTCGGCCTCAGGCTCGCCGGACCGCGCGTCTATGGCGAGACCCGCGTCGAGGATCACTGGATGGGAGATGGTCGCGCCGAGGCCAGTGCAGCCGATATCCGCCGGGCGCTCACGCTGTACAAGCGCTCCTGCGGGTTGCTCTGGGGATTGGCGGCGCTATTGGCGGCTGTGGCACTGCGCTGA
- a CDS encoding acyl-CoA dehydrogenase family protein — protein MTTLDAYGYDTHEVLNQAPALADYDAFAADPALGRILDAFGAGWFREQASVVGGHVGSRRVQDLARQANRSLPELRTHDRWGRRVDQIEFHPAWHELMGLAMRDEFHSLCWTKPRQGAQVARAAVSYLWNQGENGICCPLGMTYSAIPVLQHDPARWAEFGKLITSSDYDGRPLPAAQKRGGTVGMAMTEKQGGSDLRQTQTVATRNADGTYSLTGHKWFFSVPHSDVFLTLARTEEGVSCFVVPGWLPDGSRNRLQIQRLKDKCGNKSNASSEVEFRGVIAHLIGEPGHGIRAGLEMNHYTRLDFAVGSAGLMRHAVAQAAHHTAHRRAFQKALIDQPIMTNVIADLALEVEASAWLAFRFVHALDREEASEAEKLIGRIGAPIAKYWNCKRATPVVVEALECHGGNGFIEDHLMARLYREAPLNGIWEGTGNVVCLDVLRSIRRYPDCVPALLDELRAARGSDSRYDAFLTELETDIVDVLRHEHLARRFVERMALGLSASLLIRHAPHAVADAYVASRLAGGWSGHFGSLPQGADLQAIARRAVPVPN, from the coding sequence ATGACCACGCTCGACGCTTACGGCTACGACACCCATGAGGTGCTGAACCAGGCCCCGGCGCTGGCGGATTATGACGCCTTCGCCGCCGACCCGGCGCTTGGCCGTATCCTCGATGCCTTCGGTGCCGGCTGGTTCCGCGAGCAGGCGAGCGTTGTCGGCGGCCATGTCGGTTCGCGGCGCGTGCAGGACCTGGCCCGGCAGGCCAATCGCAGCCTGCCGGAACTGCGCACGCACGATCGCTGGGGCCGGCGCGTCGACCAGATCGAGTTCCACCCTGCCTGGCATGAATTGATGGGGCTCGCCATGCGAGACGAGTTCCATTCGCTATGCTGGACGAAGCCGCGCCAAGGCGCGCAGGTGGCGCGCGCGGCGGTCTCCTATCTCTGGAACCAGGGCGAGAACGGCATCTGCTGCCCGCTCGGCATGACCTATTCGGCGATCCCCGTTCTGCAGCACGACCCCGCCCGCTGGGCCGAATTCGGCAAGCTGATCACCTCCTCCGACTATGATGGGCGTCCGCTGCCGGCGGCGCAGAAGCGCGGCGGCACGGTCGGCATGGCGATGACCGAGAAGCAGGGCGGCTCGGACCTGCGCCAGACCCAGACGGTCGCGACGCGCAATGCCGACGGCACATATTCCCTCACCGGCCATAAATGGTTCTTCTCCGTCCCGCATTCCGACGTCTTCTTGACGCTGGCACGCACGGAAGAGGGCGTCTCCTGCTTCGTCGTGCCCGGCTGGTTGCCGGACGGTTCGCGCAATCGCCTGCAGATCCAGCGGCTCAAGGACAAGTGCGGCAACAAGTCGAACGCTTCGTCCGAGGTCGAATTCCGCGGTGTGATCGCCCATCTGATCGGCGAGCCCGGTCACGGCATCCGCGCCGGGCTGGAGATGAACCACTATACGCGGCTCGATTTCGCCGTCGGCTCGGCCGGGCTGATGCGACATGCGGTGGCGCAAGCCGCGCATCACACGGCGCATCGCCGCGCCTTCCAGAAGGCGCTGATCGACCAGCCGATCATGACGAACGTGATCGCCGACCTCGCGCTTGAGGTCGAAGCCTCCGCCTGGCTCGCCTTCCGCTTCGTCCATGCGCTCGACCGGGAGGAGGCGAGCGAGGCGGAGAAGCTGATCGGCCGCATCGGCGCGCCGATCGCCAAATACTGGAACTGCAAGCGCGCCACCCCGGTCGTGGTCGAGGCGCTCGAATGCCATGGCGGCAACGGTTTCATCGAGGACCACCTGATGGCGCGGCTCTATCGCGAGGCGCCGCTCAACGGCATCTGGGAGGGCACGGGCAATGTCGTCTGCCTCGACGTGCTCCGCTCGATCCGCCGCTATCCCGATTGCGTACCGGCTTTGCTCGATGAGTTGCGGGCCGCCCGCGGCAGCGATTCGCGCTACGATGCCTTCCTGACTGAGCTGGAGACCGATATTGTCGATGTGCTCAGGCACGAGCATCTGGCGCGTCGCTTCGTCGAGCGCATGGCGCTCGGCCTGTCGGCCTCGCTGTTGATCCGCCACGCGCCGCACGCGGTCGCGGACGCCTATGTCGCCTCGCGATTGGCCGGCGGCTGGTCCGGCCATTTCGGCTCGCTGCCGCAGGGGGCGGATTTGCAGGCGATCGCGCGGCGGGCCGTGCCGGTGCCGAACTGA
- a CDS encoding TetR/AcrR family transcriptional regulator, with protein sequence MVGTRQKQPRKAGKREAILAAARGIVSEVGFHETSIAAVASASGVSTGSVYSYFASKAELMAEIVAAVSTRELAVLREIAASDAPVAERLTAAVEAFARRAFANRRLAWSMIAEPADPAVDATRLDYRREIAGIFRALVIEGEALRAFRPVDPDAAAAMIVGGFMEALIGPLSPERTTTPERGREIAAALADLSLTALVSREGRAA encoded by the coding sequence ATGGTTGGCACTCGGCAGAAGCAACCGCGCAAGGCAGGGAAGCGCGAGGCGATTCTCGCCGCTGCGCGCGGTATCGTCTCGGAGGTCGGCTTCCATGAGACCTCGATTGCGGCGGTGGCATCGGCCAGCGGCGTCTCGACCGGCAGCGTCTATTCCTATTTCGCCTCCAAGGCCGAGCTGATGGCGGAGATCGTCGCGGCCGTGTCGACGCGCGAACTTGCCGTGCTGCGCGAGATCGCCGCGAGCGACGCGCCCGTTGCGGAGCGCCTGACCGCCGCGGTCGAGGCCTTCGCGCGCCGCGCCTTCGCCAATCGCCGGCTCGCCTGGTCGATGATCGCGGAGCCTGCCGATCCGGCCGTCGATGCGACGCGGCTGGATTATCGCCGCGAGATCGCCGGCATTTTTCGCGCGCTCGTCATCGAAGGTGAAGCGCTGCGCGCCTTCCGCCCGGTCGATCCTGATGCCGCCGCCGCGATGATCGTCGGCGGCTTCATGGAGGCATTGATCGGCCCACTTTCGCCGGAGCGGACAACCACGCCCGAGCGTGGTCGCGAGATCGCAGCCGCCCTTGCCGATCTCTCCCTCACCGCACTGGTTTCTCGTGAAGGGCGCGCCGCATGA
- a CDS encoding MgtC/SapB family protein, protein MSDFLWGQLDLLARLLAGMAAGIVVGWERTNKQRAAGIRTFGLVGLGTAAAATIFSEPSEADAASRVVQGLLTGIGFLGAGVIVLRRGHSTPTGLTTAAAIWVTAALGCAAGLGDYAIVASATLLALVLLAIDHSVERWAGRRAAGTGEAPPS, encoded by the coding sequence ATGAGTGATTTTCTGTGGGGACAATTGGATCTGCTTGCCAGGTTGCTGGCCGGCATGGCCGCCGGCATCGTCGTGGGCTGGGAGCGGACCAACAAGCAGCGCGCGGCCGGGATCCGCACCTTCGGGCTGGTCGGGTTGGGCACGGCCGCTGCCGCGACGATCTTTAGCGAGCCGAGCGAGGCCGACGCCGCGAGCCGCGTCGTCCAGGGGCTTCTGACCGGAATCGGCTTTCTCGGCGCCGGCGTCATCGTGCTGCGCCGGGGCCATTCGACGCCGACAGGCCTGACCACGGCCGCGGCGATATGGGTCACCGCTGCGCTCGGTTGCGCCGCTGGGCTCGGTGACTATGCGATCGTGGCGTCGGCCACGCTTCTTGCCCTCGTCCTGCTCGCCATCGACCATTCGGTCGAGCGCTGGGCTGGCCGCAGAGCGGCCGGAACGGGTGAGGCGCCGCCTTCCTGA
- the cobO gene encoding cob(I)yrinic acid a,c-diamide adenosyltransferase has translation MTDTEDAARHKAKMEKRKAVQDAEVASKTLEKGLLIVNTGPGKGKSTAAFGLILRALGHGWRIGVVQFIKGAWSTGERKALEAFGDQVSWHSMGEGFTWETQDKARDIAAAERAFAKARELMADPEIRLLVLDELNIALRYDYLPLADVVSTLAARRPDLHVVVTGRNAKPELIGAADLVTEMTLVKHHFAAGVKAQQGIEF, from the coding sequence ATGACGGATACCGAAGACGCCGCCCGCCACAAGGCGAAGATGGAGAAGCGCAAGGCGGTTCAGGACGCCGAAGTCGCCTCCAAGACGCTCGAAAAGGGGTTGCTCATCGTCAACACGGGCCCCGGCAAGGGCAAGTCGACGGCGGCCTTCGGCTTGATTCTGCGCGCGCTCGGCCATGGCTGGCGCATCGGCGTGGTGCAGTTCATCAAGGGCGCCTGGTCGACCGGGGAGCGCAAGGCATTGGAAGCCTTCGGCGATCAGGTGAGCTGGCACAGCATGGGCGAGGGCTTCACCTGGGAGACGCAGGACAAGGCCCGCGACATCGCCGCCGCCGAGCGCGCCTTCGCCAAGGCCAGGGAGTTGATGGCCGATCCGGAGATTCGCCTGCTGGTGCTGGACGAACTCAACATCGCCCTGCGCTACGATTATTTGCCGCTCGCCGACGTGGTCTCGACGCTGGCTGCCCGTCGCCCTGATCTGCACGTCGTCGTGACCGGCCGCAACGCCAAGCCGGAATTGATCGGGGCCGCCGACCTCGTTACCGAGATGACGCTGGTGAAGCACCACTTTGCTGCCGGCGTGAAGGCACAGCAGGGGATCGAGTTCTAG
- the cobU gene encoding bifunctional adenosylcobinamide kinase/adenosylcobinamide-phosphate guanylyltransferase, which yields MPNEIPHLTLVLGGARSGKSRHAEALVEAQPAPWSYIATAQAYDDEMRERIAEHRARRPAGWQTVDAPLDLPEVIAAQPEGRAVLVDCLTLWLTNLILAEHDTAAAREALIAACERVSAPLVLVGNEVGLGIVPENALARRFRDEAGRLHQALAARAASVVFMVAGLPMRVK from the coding sequence ATGCCGAACGAAATTCCCCATCTCACCCTCGTCCTCGGCGGTGCCCGCTCCGGCAAGAGCCGCCATGCCGAGGCGCTGGTCGAGGCCCAGCCGGCGCCCTGGAGCTATATCGCGACGGCACAGGCCTATGACGACGAGATGCGCGAGCGCATCGCCGAGCACCGCGCGCGCCGTCCGGCCGGCTGGCAGACGGTCGATGCGCCACTCGACCTGCCCGAAGTCATCGCCGCCCAACCGGAGGGGCGCGCGGTCCTCGTCGATTGCCTGACGCTCTGGCTGACCAATCTCATCCTCGCGGAACACGATACGGCCGCAGCCCGCGAAGCCCTGATCGCCGCCTGCGAGCGCGTCTCGGCGCCGCTGGTGCTGGTCGGCAACGAGGTCGGGCTCGGCATCGTGCCGGAGAATGCGCTGGCTCGCCGCTTCCGCGACGAGGCCGGGCGTCTCCATCAGGCGCTTGCGGCGCGGGCGGCCAGCGTGGTCTTCATGGTCGCTGGACTGCCGATGCGAGTGAAATGA
- a CDS encoding CbtB domain-containing protein, whose amino-acid sequence MNTVSVSTPTLSVSDRVKAVAAALVIGVALIYTTGFAASTNLHNAAHDSRHGLAFPCH is encoded by the coding sequence ATGAACACCGTTTCGGTTTCCACCCCCACACTCAGCGTTTCGGACCGCGTCAAGGCGGTTGCCGCTGCGCTCGTGATCGGCGTCGCGCTGATCTACACGACCGGCTTCGCGGCCTCGACGAACCTCCACAACGCCGCGCACGACAGCCGTCACGGCCTCGCCTTTCCCTGCCACTGA
- a CDS encoding CbtA family protein: MVTRVLTVSILAGLLAGLIVAALQHVTTTPLILKAETYETALALKAPTLAAFDGEAKLILAHGPAGDAPGQDHAEWKPQDGLQRTLFTGAVTIATAIGFAALLLAGMIAAGDRIEQRTALVWGACGFLALGLAPAMGLAPELPGAASAALGQRQFWWLWTAIATAAGLFLFLRFDQPWLKLVAIVVILLPHVVGAPLPAPPESKVPAEVAAHFASLSLGIQAALWLVTAFMVGVLWPWASRRASEA; the protein is encoded by the coding sequence ATGGTCACGCGTGTTCTCACGGTCAGCATCCTGGCCGGGCTTCTGGCTGGCTTGATCGTCGCCGCCCTGCAGCATGTCACCACCACCCCGCTGATCCTCAAGGCCGAGACCTATGAGACGGCGCTCGCGCTGAAGGCGCCGACTCTCGCCGCCTTCGACGGCGAGGCGAAACTCATCCTCGCGCATGGCCCGGCCGGCGACGCGCCCGGCCAAGACCATGCCGAATGGAAGCCGCAGGACGGCCTCCAGCGCACGCTCTTCACCGGCGCGGTGACGATCGCGACCGCGATCGGCTTCGCGGCTTTGCTGCTCGCCGGCATGATCGCGGCCGGCGACCGGATCGAGCAGCGCACCGCCCTCGTCTGGGGCGCCTGCGGCTTCCTGGCGTTGGGGCTCGCGCCGGCGATGGGGCTGGCTCCGGAACTACCAGGCGCGGCCTCGGCTGCGCTGGGACAGCGCCAGTTCTGGTGGCTCTGGACCGCCATCGCGACCGCGGCCGGGCTCTTCCTGTTCCTGCGCTTCGATCAGCCCTGGCTGAAGCTCGTCGCCATCGTCGTGATCCTGCTGCCGCATGTCGTCGGCGCTCCGCTACCGGCCCCACCGGAGAGCAAGGTTCCGGCGGAGGTCGCCGCCCATTTCGCCTCGCTCTCGCTCGGCATCCAGGCCGCGCTCTGGCTCGTCACCGCCTTCATGGTCGGCGTGCTCTGGCCCTGGGCGAGCCGCCGGGCCTCTGAAGCCTGA
- a CDS encoding DUF1636 domain-containing protein — MSEGDLTIHVCTACRRARADLPEGYDQPGLALAERLAEQLKAKGSTIPVLPVECLCVCKRPCTIALTADGKWTYLIGDLDTDTHLDEIVGAAEAYAASANGIVPWKERPQSFRKGVVARVPPLPARQQG, encoded by the coding sequence ATGTCCGAGGGCGACCTCACCATCCATGTCTGCACGGCCTGCCGCCGTGCCCGCGCCGATCTCCCGGAGGGTTACGACCAGCCGGGGCTGGCGCTGGCCGAACGTCTCGCCGAACAGCTCAAAGCCAAGGGCAGCACGATCCCCGTGCTGCCCGTCGAGTGCCTCTGCGTCTGCAAGCGGCCCTGCACCATCGCGCTCACGGCCGATGGCAAATGGACCTATCTGATCGGCGACCTCGACACCGACACCCATCTCGACGAGATCGTCGGCGCCGCGGAGGCCTATGCCGCCAGCGCCAACGGCATCGTTCCCTGGAAAGAGCGGCCGCAGTCCTTCCGCAAGGGCGTGGTCGCGCGCGTGCCGCCTTTGCCGGCGCGCCAGCAAGGATGA
- the cobW gene encoding cobalamin biosynthesis protein CobW, which yields MNTPQTTNLGKTPCTIITGFLGAGKTTLVRHLLENAQGKRLAVLVNEFGDLGFDGEFLKGCGIAGCSDEDVVELPNGCICCTVADDFVPALEKLLNRPNPPEHILIETSGLALPKPLVTAFNWPAIRSRVTVDGVIAVVDGPAVAEGQFADDPEALAAQKAADASVDHDNPLEEVFEDQILCADLILLNKSDLVDEADRARVKAEIAEHLPKAIKIVETAHGKVEPTLIVGLGAAAENDLAARPSHHGEGEHDHDHDDFDSVAVPLPAGLSPEELTARVAKAAEAEGVLRLKGFTAVPGKPMRLVVQGVGRRVGHHFDRAWGASEPRDGRLTVIGLKGFDLKAVEAALAGA from the coding sequence ATGAACACTCCGCAGACCACGAACCTGGGCAAGACGCCCTGCACGATCATCACCGGCTTCCTCGGCGCCGGAAAGACAACGCTGGTGCGCCATCTCCTCGAGAATGCGCAGGGCAAGAGACTCGCCGTGCTCGTCAACGAATTCGGCGATCTCGGCTTCGACGGCGAGTTCCTCAAGGGCTGCGGCATCGCCGGCTGCAGCGACGAGGACGTGGTCGAGCTGCCGAATGGCTGCATCTGCTGCACGGTCGCCGATGATTTCGTGCCGGCGCTCGAGAAGCTGCTGAACCGGCCGAATCCGCCCGAGCATATCCTGATCGAGACCTCCGGCCTCGCTCTGCCGAAGCCGCTCGTCACCGCCTTCAACTGGCCGGCGATCCGCTCGCGCGTCACCGTCGACGGCGTCATCGCCGTGGTCGACGGCCCGGCGGTGGCCGAAGGCCAGTTCGCCGATGATCCGGAAGCGCTCGCGGCGCAGAAGGCGGCCGATGCCTCGGTCGACCACGACAACCCGCTGGAAGAGGTGTTCGAGGACCAGATTCTCTGCGCCGACCTGATCCTGCTCAACAAGAGCGACCTCGTCGACGAAGCCGACCGCGCGCGGGTCAAGGCCGAGATCGCCGAGCATCTGCCCAAGGCGATCAAGATCGTAGAGACCGCCCATGGCAAGGTCGAGCCGACGCTGATCGTCGGCCTCGGCGCTGCCGCCGAGAACGATCTCGCCGCCCGCCCCTCGCATCATGGCGAGGGTGAGCATGATCACGACCATGACGATTTCGACTCGGTCGCCGTGCCGCTGCCTGCCGGTCTCTCCCCCGAGGAGCTCACGGCGCGCGTCGCCAAGGCCGCTGAGGCCGAGGGCGTGCTACGGCTCAAGGGCTTCACCGCCGTGCCGGGCAAGCCGATGCGCCTCGTCGTGCAGGGCGTCGGCCGCCGCGTCGGGCATCATTTCGACCGGGCCTGGGGCGCGAGCGAGCCGCGCGATGGGCGCCTGACCGTGATCGGACTCAAAGGCTTCGACCTCAAGGCCGTGGAAGCGGCCCTCGCGGGGGCGTAA